The Mucilaginibacter mallensis genome has a segment encoding these proteins:
- a CDS encoding DUF2252 domain-containing protein yields the protein MSKLSERLLKFNKGLLTDMVQLKYKLMSENAFRFFRGTCHLFYEDLSKVQEFPVSPPTWICGDLHLENFGSFKGNNRMVYFDLNDFDEAILAPLCWEVSRTLTSIFVAFNALKIKPAEAKKAAKLFLKIYSEVLTGGKAYYIDPRTATGIVKSFMKAVKKRTEDELIQHLCETKDSSFKIAIDNKTHFKVDKALKAELEQKIPTWIKNARDLSKNYTVKDVAFRVAGTGSVGLKRYMFLLQHNKDKKKLVIVEMKQTRSSALSPYVSIKQPVWKSEAERLIFIKQKMQNISPALLSAINFQGDTYVFQEMQPTADKIKFELIEENDNKLERVIKDMAMLTASSQIRSGGIQGSSIIDELVAFGGQKDWQEALLTYAMNYSSQVADDYNQFLSDYNNGKFSPSDNEKPRKDIKSE from the coding sequence ATGTCAAAACTTTCCGAAAGATTATTAAAATTCAATAAGGGCCTGCTTACTGATATGGTTCAATTGAAATACAAACTCATGTCAGAAAATGCTTTCCGTTTTTTCAGGGGTACCTGTCATCTTTTTTATGAGGATTTAAGTAAAGTACAGGAGTTTCCCGTATCCCCTCCCACCTGGATTTGCGGCGATCTTCATTTAGAAAACTTTGGGAGTTTTAAGGGAAACAACCGGATGGTTTATTTTGACTTGAATGACTTCGATGAGGCTATTTTGGCCCCATTATGCTGGGAGGTATCAAGGACACTAACCAGCATTTTTGTGGCATTTAATGCCTTAAAAATAAAACCGGCTGAAGCAAAGAAGGCCGCGAAATTGTTTCTTAAAATCTATAGCGAAGTGCTAACCGGTGGGAAAGCTTATTATATTGACCCAAGGACAGCGACGGGGATTGTGAAAAGCTTTATGAAAGCTGTAAAAAAAAGAACGGAAGATGAATTAATTCAACATCTATGTGAAACCAAGGATTCCAGCTTTAAAATAGCCATCGACAACAAAACACATTTTAAGGTTGATAAAGCTTTAAAGGCAGAACTTGAACAAAAAATCCCTACATGGATAAAAAATGCCAGGGATTTGTCGAAGAATTATACCGTTAAAGATGTAGCCTTTAGAGTAGCGGGTACAGGAAGTGTGGGGCTAAAGCGCTATATGTTTTTATTACAACACAATAAGGACAAAAAGAAACTGGTAATAGTTGAAATGAAGCAAACACGCTCATCAGCATTATCTCCTTATGTCAGCATCAAGCAGCCCGTATGGAAATCAGAGGCGGAACGCTTAATATTTATTAAGCAAAAAATGCAAAACATTTCTCCGGCTTTACTAAGTGCGATCAACTTTCAGGGCGATACTTATGTGTTTCAGGAAATGCAACCTACTGCAGATAAAATTAAGTTTGAACTGATTGAGGAGAATGATAACAAACTGGAAAGAGTGATAAAAGATATGGCTATGCTAACGGCGTCTTCGCAGATCCGGAGTGGTGGAATCCAGGGATCTTCAATCATTGACGAGTTGGTTGCCTTTGGCGGACAAAAGGATTGGCAGGAAGCATTGTTAACCTATGCCATGAATTATTCAAGCCAGGTAGCGGATGATTATAATCAATTCTTATCCGATTATAATAATGGGAAATTTTCGCCTTCGGATAATGAAAAGCCAAGAAAAGACATTAAAAGTGAGTAA
- a CDS encoding MgtC/SapB family protein, which translates to MNLNHFWTNANQIIYGNELVKLTLSVIAGSILGLEREIRGKSAGFRTLALICFGATIFTICSYLLGVEDNRDRIAANVITGIGFIGAGVIFRNNSSISGITTAASIWVAAGIGMLLGIGNYLLAGVALIFALFILYALDFIQFWIDYKFQHRSYRVVFRDDCTVDLLDEQVKSLKLKFNKTKILRTDQQTIFEFDIWGKESNLIQFNQWLFDDKSVLSFEW; encoded by the coding sequence ATGAACTTGAATCATTTCTGGACTAATGCCAACCAAATCATATATGGAAATGAATTAGTTAAACTAACACTTTCTGTAATTGCAGGCTCTATACTTGGGCTTGAAAGGGAGATAAGAGGCAAATCTGCAGGATTTAGGACACTTGCTTTAATCTGCTTCGGCGCCACCATATTTACGATCTGTTCGTACCTGTTAGGCGTTGAAGACAATCGTGACAGAATAGCTGCCAATGTGATTACCGGCATAGGCTTTATTGGAGCAGGGGTTATTTTTCGTAATAATTCATCCATTTCCGGAATTACTACTGCCGCATCAATCTGGGTCGCTGCGGGCATTGGTATGCTGTTAGGAATAGGAAATTACCTGCTTGCCGGGGTCGCCCTGATTTTTGCCTTATTTATTTTATATGCGCTTGATTTTATCCAGTTTTGGATCGATTACAAATTCCAGCACAGGAGCTATAGGGTTGTCTTCCGGGACGATTGCACGGTGGACCTGCTTGATGAACAAGTCAAATCTTTAAAGCTAAAGTTTAATAAAACGAAAATCCTGCGTACTGACCAGCAAACCATCTTTGAATTCGATATTTGGGGCAAGGAAAGTAATCTCATCCAGTTCAACCAATGGCTGTTTGATGATAAATCAGTCCTGTCATTTGAATGGTAA
- a CDS encoding lantibiotic dehydratase, protein MPNAICRTPAFSPADKLKDHWPALKEMIREASPAFFEVISELSYLQLSQANEKIQHTVWKYFNRTRYRATPFGSFAAISILPVSGGAIISPVILQRKPMIVKLTDWSEKDNLLDDLQGLVKASCLFRSNATYYQLGDEIRYIRNINGQFELVSVDSFEELTVILSLCSGQAETRQEICRLMHARFRLGTRSVNSLLLQLVNNQLLITERFPNITGDDYFTRLQLSAQGDRVYTLASRELQCGSFNLAPLKLIPEYIDFIKDFMPGNKSGHLGTFSREFTRKFDGKVISLALALDPEAGVGYGDMIQSPTKGEWSSLVESLQRQENSGVPFTFSAQHRFLLNAITKGGTIRLETFENKNSGSLYKLPNTFSVMCRYWQGHAIIENAGGCTANALLGRFTHGNSQVAQLGKEIAAIEERANPGILFFDVAYQAEKNVDNINRRKILYGAELPIVTWSCHTSAIILADICVTVKNGEVILWSERHKKRLVPRIASAYNYNRSDLAVYRFFCDLQHQGLRSDLNFNLRDFFPGLDHYPRVVYKNLIIAVAMWRVTIKIDNLMQLKKWLAQNNINFLFKCGHADQTLCFDPENEIDLEAFIQYCKQQTGQEIYISEALLNEADDVRDEGGKSYAAQYTAHYFHEKVIYETYPLATIPHETEVYFPGSEWLYFEIYAHPSRSDQILSRFISPFIAKNKKLLRNWFFIRYTDPGPHIRLRLKLKDVKAGHQLTHDLQNYLRPLCINGLIQDIQLKTYRPETTRYGVGRMHLVETFFGMDSTYIIRLISTVTTGKQLYQLSLALMNRLYTLAIPDDNKRLAVIKTVAEQFAIERGFVAADYKKINQSFEKLKKDMPEPKLSTGYEQAFCKIIDDCKERPEKLNMVTDLVHMHINRVFNADQRVHEAILYQYLLKMVKYGHFRAAAVPVF, encoded by the coding sequence ATGCCCAACGCAATTTGCCGGACCCCAGCCTTTAGCCCGGCCGATAAATTAAAAGACCATTGGCCTGCCTTAAAAGAAATGATCAGGGAAGCATCTCCGGCGTTTTTTGAGGTCATCTCCGAACTAAGCTATCTGCAGCTAAGCCAGGCCAATGAAAAAATACAACACACTGTATGGAAATATTTTAACCGGACCCGGTACCGCGCAACTCCCTTTGGCAGCTTTGCCGCTATCAGCATATTGCCTGTCTCCGGCGGTGCTATAATCAGCCCTGTGATACTGCAACGTAAACCAATGATTGTAAAACTGACGGACTGGTCTGAAAAAGATAACCTTTTGGATGATCTTCAGGGGCTTGTCAAAGCATCATGTTTATTCCGGTCTAATGCTACTTATTATCAGCTTGGTGATGAAATCCGTTATATAAGAAATATAAACGGTCAGTTCGAATTAGTCTCCGTTGATAGTTTTGAGGAGCTGACGGTTATTTTATCACTATGCAGTGGGCAAGCGGAAACAAGACAGGAGATCTGCCGGCTGATGCACGCTCGATTCAGGCTCGGAACCCGGTCAGTGAACAGTCTGCTGCTGCAACTGGTTAACAACCAGTTACTGATCACGGAGCGTTTTCCTAATATTACGGGTGATGATTATTTTACACGGCTTCAATTATCAGCGCAAGGTGACCGGGTATATACATTGGCAAGCCGCGAATTGCAATGCGGTAGCTTTAATCTGGCTCCGCTCAAGCTGATTCCCGAATACATTGATTTTATAAAAGATTTTATGCCGGGAAATAAAAGTGGCCATTTGGGAACCTTTAGCCGGGAATTTACCAGGAAATTTGACGGGAAAGTTATCTCACTTGCCCTGGCACTGGATCCGGAAGCAGGTGTTGGCTACGGCGATATGATACAAAGCCCCACAAAAGGGGAGTGGAGCAGCCTTGTGGAAAGTTTGCAACGGCAGGAAAACTCCGGCGTACCTTTTACATTCAGCGCCCAGCACAGGTTTTTATTGAACGCTATAACAAAGGGGGGAACCATCCGGCTGGAAACATTTGAAAATAAGAATTCGGGCAGTTTATACAAACTACCCAATACTTTCAGCGTAATGTGCCGTTACTGGCAGGGGCATGCCATTATTGAAAATGCAGGCGGCTGCACAGCTAACGCATTACTTGGCCGGTTTACACATGGTAATAGCCAGGTAGCCCAGCTTGGAAAGGAAATAGCAGCTATAGAGGAGCGGGCAAATCCCGGTATACTTTTCTTTGATGTGGCATACCAGGCAGAAAAGAATGTGGACAATATCAATCGGCGGAAAATACTTTACGGAGCAGAACTACCCATCGTCACCTGGTCATGCCATACCTCGGCTATTATTTTAGCTGATATATGCGTAACTGTGAAAAATGGAGAAGTTATATTATGGTCAGAACGGCATAAGAAACGTCTGGTTCCACGTATCGCGTCTGCATATAATTATAACCGTTCGGATCTGGCTGTTTACCGTTTTTTCTGTGACCTCCAGCACCAGGGACTTCGTTCAGACCTGAATTTTAACTTGCGTGATTTTTTTCCGGGCCTGGATCATTATCCCCGCGTAGTTTATAAAAATCTAATCATAGCTGTTGCTATGTGGCGGGTAACTATCAAAATTGATAACCTTATGCAGTTAAAAAAATGGCTGGCGCAAAACAACATTAATTTTCTGTTTAAATGCGGGCACGCTGATCAAACGCTGTGCTTTGACCCGGAAAATGAAATTGATCTTGAGGCTTTTATTCAATATTGTAAACAACAAACAGGGCAGGAGATCTACATCAGTGAAGCATTGCTTAACGAAGCAGATGATGTAAGGGATGAGGGTGGGAAATCTTATGCCGCTCAGTATACTGCTCATTATTTCCATGAAAAAGTAATCTATGAAACTTATCCATTAGCTACCATTCCACACGAAACTGAAGTTTATTTTCCGGGCAGTGAATGGTTATACTTTGAAATTTATGCCCACCCTTCGCGCAGTGACCAGATCTTGAGCCGCTTTATCAGCCCTTTTATAGCTAAAAATAAAAAGCTGCTTCGAAACTGGTTTTTTATCCGATATACCGATCCGGGCCCGCACATACGTTTAAGGCTAAAGTTAAAGGATGTAAAGGCCGGGCACCAGTTAACCCATGACTTACAAAACTACCTGCGGCCACTATGTATAAATGGGCTGATCCAGGATATTCAGCTCAAAACCTACAGGCCTGAAACAACACGATATGGGGTAGGGCGGATGCATTTGGTGGAGACATTTTTCGGAATGGACAGCACCTATATAATCCGGTTGATCTCAACGGTAACTACAGGTAAGCAGTTGTATCAGTTAAGCCTTGCATTAATGAATAGGCTTTATACATTGGCTATCCCCGATGATAATAAGCGCTTGGCTGTGATTAAAACCGTGGCAGAACAATTCGCCATAGAACGGGGATTTGTGGCTGCTGATTATAAAAAGATTAACCAATCCTTTGAAAAATTAAAAAAAGACATGCCTGAACCAAAACTAAGTACTGGCTATGAACAGGCATTTTGTAAAATTATAGACGATTGTAAAGAAAGGCCGGAAAAACTCAACATGGTTACTGACCTGGTTCATATGCATATTAACCGTGTTTTTAACGCGGATCAACGTGTTCATGAGGCCATTCTTTATCAATACCTGTTGAAAATGGTAAAGTACGGGCATTTTCGTGCAGCAGCTGTACCGGTATTTTGA
- a CDS encoding helix-turn-helix transcriptional regulator has translation MNISYTWALARKILIVFLALTILSSIAALLIRNSITQKLVDLTKLAKPVGQDEVEAEQILMLLHQAENDFQESLLSANSRKSIDYKTHLSLAFNQIDTLLKAEYDTSKLNVQQRKDVKFWYLKKLKLSDDLRMLKYNFDTLLTFYAGFNSALNDNTPETSSLHNSRQSTKESTNIVRKPDSENKKGLFGRIKDAIANKNGSTIVEINHTKNIGVTTDITSQKILAQDKKAYVKKLQQLQQQNVKLLDMQRKLITLNTYINNELERIVNESKEINYHVADEFRETAFKNYQETTSLLNSFYLVALFLVLIFAVLLILFILQLNKAELLLRKENSRSITRAQEKINELVAKIESSEKTITSSKIEELKEVVQLVISNNPAFLTKFNELDPDFCQKLLSAAPNLVATEIEFCILLRLNFETKEIARYTKSSVRAVEGKKYRIRRKLNIPSDQDITIWMINI, from the coding sequence ATGAATATATCTTATACCTGGGCCCTGGCCAGAAAAATCCTTATTGTATTTCTTGCACTAACTATTCTTTCTTCAATAGCAGCACTGCTGATACGTAACAGCATTACACAAAAATTAGTAGACTTAACCAAACTGGCAAAACCTGTTGGCCAGGATGAAGTTGAGGCTGAACAAATACTCATGTTGCTCCATCAGGCAGAAAACGATTTTCAGGAGTCATTGTTAAGTGCTAACAGCAGGAAAAGTATAGATTATAAAACCCACCTCTCACTGGCTTTTAACCAGATAGATACATTATTAAAAGCCGAATATGATACATCGAAGCTAAACGTACAGCAAAGAAAAGATGTAAAATTCTGGTACCTGAAAAAACTGAAACTGTCGGATGATCTCAGGATGTTAAAATATAACTTTGATACCTTACTAACATTTTATGCAGGCTTTAACAGTGCTTTAAATGACAACACACCCGAAACTTCGAGCCTCCATAACAGCAGACAAAGCACCAAAGAAAGCACCAACATCGTTCGCAAACCAGACTCCGAAAACAAGAAAGGGCTTTTTGGAAGGATAAAAGACGCGATAGCCAATAAGAACGGCAGTACTATTGTAGAAATTAACCATACCAAAAATATCGGGGTCACCACAGATATTACCTCACAAAAGATCCTGGCGCAGGATAAAAAAGCATATGTAAAAAAACTACAGCAGCTACAGCAACAGAATGTAAAACTGCTTGATATGCAGCGAAAGTTGATCACATTAAACACCTATATCAATAATGAGCTCGAACGTATCGTTAATGAATCAAAAGAAATAAACTACCACGTTGCAGACGAGTTCAGGGAAACGGCATTTAAAAACTACCAGGAAACCACCTCGCTACTGAATAGCTTTTATTTAGTCGCTTTGTTTCTCGTACTCATATTCGCGGTTTTATTGATCCTATTTATACTTCAGCTAAATAAAGCGGAGCTATTATTAAGAAAAGAGAATAGCCGCTCAATAACCAGGGCACAAGAGAAAATAAATGAGCTGGTAGCGAAAATAGAAAGCAGCGAAAAAACAATCACATCATCAAAGATTGAAGAACTAAAAGAAGTAGTGCAGCTGGTCATCAGCAATAACCCGGCTTTTTTAACAAAATTTAACGAACTGGATCCCGATTTTTGCCAGAAACTATTAAGTGCCGCCCCTAACCTGGTAGCCACAGAAATTGAATTTTGCATCCTGCTGCGGCTTAATTTTGAAACAAAAGAAATTGCGCGTTATACTAAAAGTTCCGTACGGGCAGTAGAAGGCAAAAAATACAGGATCAGAAGAAAGTTGAACATCCCATCTGATCAGGACATTACCATATGGATGATCAATATATGA
- a CDS encoding LytR/AlgR family response regulator transcription factor has protein sequence MPGLRVSGIYTDSLQALQSVSSTDNIDILFMDIDMPSLSGLELASVLRAKTRRLIFTTAHSRYAFEAYEVAGDAFLLKPYSFAKFSTTINRLFAGMEQPAQTVQERDDYFLVKSKADDLAIIRIRYDEVIAFESAQNYIRIHLSGQRILTAYLTLKDILQLTAGRSEFKQFHRAFIISTWNISQIRGNTVQMINNLSFSVGDLYKKQFTSYLEEKLLTTSRK, from the coding sequence ATGCCAGGGCTCCGGGTAAGTGGCATATATACCGATTCCCTGCAAGCCTTGCAATCAGTTTCCTCAACCGATAACATTGATATTCTATTTATGGACATTGACATGCCGTCCCTGTCGGGACTTGAACTGGCATCGGTGCTCCGCGCGAAAACGCGCAGGCTCATCTTCACCACGGCCCATTCCCGGTATGCTTTTGAAGCTTATGAAGTAGCTGGCGACGCCTTTTTACTCAAACCATACAGTTTCGCCAAATTTTCTACCACCATCAACAGGCTATTCGCCGGAATGGAACAACCTGCACAAACGGTTCAGGAAAGAGACGACTATTTTCTGGTCAAAAGCAAAGCAGATGACCTGGCTATTATCAGGATCAGGTATGATGAAGTCATCGCCTTTGAAAGCGCGCAGAACTATATCCGGATTCACCTGTCGGGGCAAAGGATCCTGACCGCCTATCTCACCCTTAAAGATATTTTACAGCTCACTGCTGGCCGTTCCGAATTCAAACAATTCCATCGTGCGTTTATCATCTCCACATGGAATATCAGTCAGATTCGTGGGAATACCGTTCAGATGATCAATAATCTCAGTTTTTCCGTGGGCGACCTCTACAAAAAACAATTCACTTCTTATCTTGAAGAGAAATTATTAACCACTTCCAGAAAATAA
- a CDS encoding S41 family peptidase, with protein MKKTKQLIFFALIFLTSNITFAQKCNCGVAFKWMKIAFEENDAGFRYILDQKGNEAYEAHNKLFEKGVDKITNPDSCVFAIRQWAKFFRVGHFGFILNQVVDEKSGSQNAGTFKKSTNNTHLDYSPFARDYDSTTVYLRIPTFDSRYKKAIDSVIHANSELIYSRRNLIIDIRDNGGGDDASFDEILPILYTNPIRDVSVARLSTPNNNKIWQDYMSRKDVSASNRAIYAGYLEKLNASPGKFVMLHDSVYTMRFKKVTRFPQNVAIIINENNGSTAEQFLLAARQSKKVKLFGTTTMGELDISNMYSITSPDGKYTLWYCISKSLRIPENAIDNKGISPDFFLDKSIPKNQWLPYVSEIMHNW; from the coding sequence ATGAAAAAAACTAAACAATTAATTTTTTTTGCGCTAATTTTTTTGACCAGCAATATCACTTTTGCCCAAAAATGTAATTGTGGAGTTGCCTTCAAGTGGATGAAAATCGCCTTTGAGGAAAATGATGCCGGTTTTAGATATATTCTTGATCAAAAAGGGAATGAGGCTTATGAAGCACATAACAAGTTATTTGAAAAAGGAGTTGATAAGATAACCAATCCTGATTCCTGTGTTTTTGCGATACGGCAATGGGCGAAGTTCTTTAGAGTTGGGCACTTCGGGTTCATTCTAAACCAAGTTGTTGACGAAAAGAGCGGTTCGCAGAATGCTGGAACGTTCAAAAAATCAACTAATAACACTCATTTAGATTATAGTCCTTTCGCCCGTGATTATGACTCCACAACTGTTTACCTGCGCATTCCTACATTCGATTCAAGATATAAAAAAGCAATTGACAGTGTAATTCATGCGAACAGCGAACTTATTTATTCCAGGAGAAATCTTATTATCGATATTAGAGATAATGGCGGTGGCGATGACGCAAGCTTTGATGAAATTCTTCCGATATTATACACTAATCCAATCAGAGATGTTTCTGTAGCACGTTTATCAACGCCAAATAACAATAAAATTTGGCAGGACTACATGTCCCGCAAAGATGTGTCCGCATCAAATAGAGCCATTTACGCAGGTTATCTCGAAAAGCTTAACGCCAGTCCAGGGAAATTTGTTATGCTCCATGATAGCGTGTACACCATGCGTTTTAAAAAGGTAACGCGCTTTCCTCAGAATGTTGCTATAATCATAAACGAAAATAACGGAAGTACTGCTGAGCAATTCCTATTAGCGGCCCGGCAAAGTAAAAAAGTAAAATTGTTTGGGACGACCACTATGGGAGAGTTAGATATATCCAATATGTACAGCATAACTTCTCCCGATGGAAAGTACACACTTTGGTACTGCATATCCAAAAGTTTACGGATACCCGAAAATGCCATCGATAATAAAGGCATATCGCCGGATTTTTTCCTTGACAAGTCGATTCCGAAAAATCAGTGGCTGCCTTATGTTTCAGAAATAATGCATAATTGGTAA
- a CDS encoding sensor histidine kinase, with amino-acid sequence MKVKELNERDHFSNMLISILAHDLRQPFATFISFIDMIKHTNQKLSQKELLMIFDDMRDTASKSIELLDGLLQWRKSQDSGFIYRTEPLFLNKLIDEANSLYLYDQIGKTVSVVNHVPESQLIYVHKEMLQFINRNILNNATRYSMPGGVIRVSSSVHKNAITVAFKDQGKGMTAEKLKRIFYNQEYSESGDSDVKGAGIALSICRDMIQIMNGKIWAESVPGTGTTFYYSLPLTGIHNL; translated from the coding sequence ATGAAAGTGAAAGAACTGAATGAACGAGACCATTTCAGTAATATGTTGATTTCTATACTTGCGCATGACCTGAGGCAACCCTTTGCGACGTTTATTTCGTTTATAGATATGATTAAACATACCAATCAAAAACTGTCACAGAAAGAATTACTCATGATCTTTGACGATATGCGGGATACCGCATCAAAAAGTATTGAGTTGTTGGATGGTTTGTTGCAGTGGAGGAAATCTCAAGATTCAGGATTTATCTATAGAACCGAGCCATTGTTTTTAAACAAACTGATCGACGAAGCCAATAGTTTATATCTGTACGATCAGATTGGTAAGACTGTTAGTGTGGTCAATCATGTGCCGGAAAGCCAGCTCATTTATGTACATAAGGAAATGCTGCAGTTTATTAATCGCAATATCTTAAATAATGCCACCAGATATTCCATGCCTGGTGGGGTAATCCGTGTAAGCAGTAGTGTTCATAAAAATGCCATTACCGTAGCCTTTAAAGATCAGGGCAAGGGAATGACAGCTGAAAAACTGAAAAGAATATTCTACAATCAGGAATATAGTGAAAGTGGTGATAGTGATGTTAAGGGGGCCGGTATCGCTTTAAGTATTTGCCGGGATATGATCCAGATAATGAACGGGAAGATATGGGCTGAATCTGTACCTGGTACAGGTACTACATTTTATTATTCCCTGCCATTAACAGGTATTCATAATTTGTGA
- a CDS encoding LytR/AlgR family response regulator transcription factor has translation MSKMVNYNCIIIDDDNYAIEGLKRYIELIPSLNLTAFYTDPIKALMELSDAEKVDLILMDIDMPHITGIELSKTLRAKTRRLIFTTAHTQYGYEAFEVEADAYLLKPYTLNKFAATVSRLFPPSGTEVVNEGTSANDYFFVKNKEENHKLIKVYFKDVVTVESKQNYIMIHTVSKQILTYMSLTEIGNILGHFPDFVKYHRSFIINRAHIESITGNMLKMSNGLQITVGENFRKEFLAFLDAKLLKAGRK, from the coding sequence ATGTCGAAAATGGTCAATTATAACTGCATTATTATTGATGATGATAACTACGCCATTGAAGGGTTAAAAAGGTATATCGAGTTAATTCCCTCACTGAATTTAACAGCCTTTTATACAGACCCTATCAAAGCACTCATGGAACTTTCGGACGCCGAAAAGGTTGACCTGATCCTGATGGATATTGATATGCCACATATTACGGGTATCGAGCTTTCAAAAACTTTGCGGGCTAAGACGCGCAGGCTTATCTTCACTACCGCGCATACGCAATACGGCTATGAAGCCTTTGAGGTTGAGGCAGATGCATATCTTTTAAAACCTTATACATTGAATAAGTTTGCAGCAACAGTAAGTCGCCTGTTTCCTCCTTCCGGTACCGAAGTCGTTAATGAAGGCACATCAGCTAATGATTATTTCTTTGTAAAGAATAAAGAAGAAAATCATAAATTGATAAAGGTATATTTTAAGGATGTAGTAACTGTTGAAAGTAAGCAAAACTATATTATGATCCATACGGTAAGCAAGCAGATACTGACCTATATGTCGCTAACAGAGATCGGTAATATACTGGGGCATTTTCCTGATTTTGTTAAATACCACAGGAGTTTTATTATCAACCGCGCCCATATTGAATCGATTACCGGCAATATGCTAAAAATGTCTAACGGATTGCAGATCACCGTAGGTGAAAACTTCCGCAAGGAATTTTTGGCTTTTTTGGATGCAAAATTATTAAAGGCAGGACGTAAATAA
- a CDS encoding sensor histidine kinase: MKKLEIWLKRYRLHFLIWALYIAYECIMVALVYGDIAKPLVYVTHYIIILCLFYSHANLAFAWALQNKLTAIWKLPLVILVEVGVYLLCSYVNDFVLEKFHIIAVGSLHFSDQYVIRNGYRCLFFVGFSSGYYFLKTYSKERIKTAILERQRLNEIISRHKAEQDLTKAQNAFLKAQINPHFLFNTLDFIYHHIISVSPVAADAVITLAEMMRFAIDADKVGEYIKLGDEIDQVNNLRYLSVLRKNEELPFSFAYEPDIRELNFIPLVLLTLAENIFKHGDLSKGQAASLEVYLNDSLLIIESDNVSSRSQHNSHGTGLLNIEKRLKYAYGDAVDFNYSQHNDGHFRVIIKIPVQLLHENARTLPFSTGIDKEWPHEHVDPR, from the coding sequence ATGAAGAAACTTGAAATTTGGCTTAAGCGTTACCGGCTGCATTTTTTAATCTGGGCTTTATATATTGCTTATGAATGCATCATGGTTGCCTTGGTATACGGCGATATTGCTAAACCCCTTGTTTACGTAACACATTATATAATAATACTTTGCTTATTTTACAGCCATGCTAATTTAGCTTTCGCATGGGCCCTGCAAAATAAACTAACAGCCATATGGAAACTACCTCTGGTTATCCTAGTAGAAGTTGGGGTTTATTTATTGTGCAGTTATGTAAATGATTTTGTGTTGGAAAAATTCCATATTATAGCTGTGGGCTCATTACATTTTTCAGATCAATATGTGATCAGAAACGGATACCGCTGCTTGTTCTTCGTCGGTTTTTCCTCGGGTTATTATTTTTTGAAGACTTACAGTAAGGAGCGCATAAAAACTGCAATACTCGAAAGGCAACGCTTAAATGAGATCATTTCAAGGCATAAAGCGGAACAAGATTTAACCAAAGCGCAGAATGCATTTTTAAAAGCACAGATAAACCCACATTTTTTGTTCAACACGCTTGATTTTATTTATCATCACATTATATCTGTTTCACCTGTTGCCGCTGATGCAGTTATTACACTTGCCGAAATGATGCGTTTTGCGATTGATGCCGATAAAGTGGGGGAATATATTAAACTTGGAGATGAGATTGACCAGGTTAATAACCTGCGATACCTTAGTGTTCTCCGCAAAAACGAAGAATTACCCTTTAGTTTTGCCTATGAGCCCGACATAAGGGAGCTTAATTTTATCCCACTGGTTTTATTGACCTTAGCGGAAAATATTTTCAAACATGGCGACCTAAGCAAAGGTCAGGCCGCCAGTCTAGAAGTTTATCTTAATGATAGCTTATTAATCATTGAATCAGACAATGTAAGCAGCCGTAGTCAGCATAACAGTCATGGCACCGGGCTTCTCAATATTGAAAAGCGTTTAAAATATGCCTATGGAGATGCTGTAGACTTCAATTATAGTCAACATAATGATGGTCATTTCAGGGTAATTATCAAAATACCGGTACAGCTGCTGCACGAAAATGCCCGTACTTTACCATTTTCAACAGGTATTGATAAAGAATGGCCTCATGAACACGTTGATCCGCGTTAA